The stretch of DNA GCGCAGGCCGTCGGCCCCGCCCGCGTCGCGGGGCTGGGCGGCCTCTCGACCCTCGTCGGCATGTTCGTGCCCGGGCTCCATTCGATCCTCTCGAAGATCGACGTGACGTTCACGGACGCGGCTCACGGATCGAGCCTGGCCTACGCGGTCAAGCGGTTCCAGCCGATGCTGCAATCGGTGACCCTCGAGGCGAAGGGGCCGGGCCTCACCGCGCGGGTCGAGGGCTTCGTCCGTCCGCGCCCGGTCCGACAGGAGAGCCTGCAGGACATCGCCGCGCTGGTGCAGCCGCGCGCGTTCTCCGACGTCGCCGCCCTCGTCATCGGCGGTTCGCGGGGCCTGGGCGCGGCGACGGCCAAGCTGATCGCCGCGGGGGGCGGTGCGGTCTGCATCACCTACGCGTCGGGCGCCGACGAGGCGGAGGCGGTCGCCCGGGAGATCCGGGACGGCGGCGGCCGCTGCCAGATCCTCCGCTACGACGCCGCAGGTCCGGTCGCCGCGCAGCTCGATGCGCTCGCGATGAGCCCGTCTCAGCTCTACCATTTCGCGACGCCCCGCATCTTCCGCCAGAAGCGCGCGCCGTTCGAGCCGGTCTGCTTCGAGGAGATGATGCGCGTCTACAATTACGCCTTCTACGAATTGAGCCTGTTCTGCCTCGGACGCGGGGATGCGCTGGCGGCCTTCTATCCCTCGACCACCGCCATCGACGAGGCGCCCCGCGACACGCTCGAATACGTCATGGCGAAAAGTGCGGGCGAAACCCTCGCGGCGACGATGGCGCGGACGATCCCGAACCTGCGGACCGTGATCGAGCGGTTGCCGCGGGTGCGGACGGATCAGACGGCCACGATCTTTCCCGTCCCGGCCGCTTCCCCCGGCGCGCTGATGCTGCCGATCATACGGCAGATGTCGGCGACGTCCTGACCCGCATGACGGCCGCCGCGGGACGAGCGGCCTCGCTCACTCGGCCGCAGCGTCGCGGTGAGGCTCGTCATCGGCAGAGCTGTCCCCGTCCGGATCTGCCTCATCGGCGGCCTCATCGGAATCCAGGCCCGAGTCCGGTGCGGCGGTGAAGAAGTCACCCTTCCGGACCGCTTCGCCCCCCGTCACCATCATGCTCAGATAGGTGTTGAGGGTGTTGGGCGCGACGTCGGCGAGCCGTTCGGCAATCTCGGCATGCGACAGGCCCTGCGGACCCGCATTGCCGAGCAGCACCTTCAATCGACCCTTGGCCGAGTTCGCCCGCGGACCGCGGGCGCCGCGCCGTCCGCCCTGCTGCGGCGCAGCGCGATCGCCGGCGCTTGCCCGCGGGGCCTCCGTTGACCGGAGATGACCTGTCGCCTCGAGCGGAACGCCCTCGACGATCGCGGTCAGCGCAGCCTCTGCCGCACGGAGCTTCGTCAACTCCGCCGCGATCCGATCGTAATCGCCCTGCAGGGCCGCTCGGCGCGCCCTTACGTCGACCAGGGCCTTTGTCAGCGTGTTGTCTTCAGCCACGGGATGGCCTCGTCCTCAAGATCGCGCAAAGCCGGCCATACGTCATAGGCCCCTTCGAACGTCAACACGCGGCCGACCTGTTGCCACTCCGTCGGGAGGCAGGCCCCGTGGGCGACGGCCTCCGTTGTGACGACGGCGCGACATGGCCTAGAGACATCCGGAAACGCCCCTACCGGATCCGGGCTCATTAGCGTAGCGTCGAACGCAAAAGGTTTCCAATCACAGCGCTCCGATACCGTGGCGGCCACGGCAGAAGACGAGGCGTCTTCCCCGGCGTCGGCGCGCCGCCCTGCGGTCGCCGGCACAGGCCGCGTCGCGCGGGGTCGCAGACGTCAACTCCACAGAGAACAGTATGTCGCTGAACATTTTCGATAAAGGCGAAAATAACGTCATCGATATTGATGTCCGCGACCAGCAAAACCAGGCCGGAAAGATATACATAAACGGCAGCAACAATTATATCCGCATCGGAAGAGGCTGCGTTTCGGACAAGGATATGCACATCGTCATCGAGTCGAATTGCCGGTTCGATGTCGGCGAGGATGTCCGTCTCTCGATGGCCAACATCTATATCGGTCCGGGCTCGGTGCTCCGCATCGGCGACCGGACGGGCTTTACCGGCCTGGTCCACCTCAATCTCATCGAGGCGGAAACGATCGAGATCGGGACGAATTGCTCGATCGCTTCCGGAGTGTGGAT from Methylobacterium sp. PvR107 encodes:
- a CDS encoding acyltransferase, encoding MSLNIFDKGENNVIDIDVRDQQNQAGKIYINGSNNYIRIGRGCVSDKDMHIVIESNCRFDVGEDVRLSMANIYIGPGSVLRIGDRTGFTGLVHLNLIEAETIEIGTNCSIASGVWMTTSDFHSVIGLDSGARLNPAKPVRVGNHVWIANQAALLKGSVIGDNAIIGAHAVVTGTVPPHCVAAGNPARIVRENVTWRSDLI
- a CDS encoding MaoC/PaaZ C-terminal domain-containing protein → MNEPGSDDPPAMTRVWTEAHQIAFARATGDVNPMHMDARVARRTLAGDRAVHGVHAALWALDACADKHPLARLATLQMRFERFVLVGDRAEVTVHDADARQMRLSVSVDGVRTLTIQGTFASERAPAETLDASPTEIPDAPDVIDPATIASRAGTFRLPDPAAVAALAPRLAQAVGPARVAGLGGLSTLVGMFVPGLHSILSKIDVTFTDAAHGSSLAYAVKRFQPMLQSVTLEAKGPGLTARVEGFVRPRPVRQESLQDIAALVQPRAFSDVAALVIGGSRGLGAATAKLIAAGGGAVCITYASGADEAEAVAREIRDGGGRCQILRYDAAGPVAAQLDALAMSPSQLYHFATPRIFRQKRAPFEPVCFEEMMRVYNYAFYELSLFCLGRGDALAAFYPSTTAIDEAPRDTLEYVMAKSAGETLAATMARTIPNLRTVIERLPRVRTDQTATIFPVPAASPGALMLPIIRQMSATS